The nucleotide sequence GGCAGTACGTGAGGACCTTCGCCTCCATCCGCAGGGTGGCCTACTGGATCAGACGGACACAGGCCGATATCGTTCACCTGAACACCATGTTACTGTATCCCTATCTGCTGGCGGTTCGCCTTGCCGGGAAGGCGGGGGTGCTGCATGCCCGTGAGCACTGGCCTGAAGGCCGGCACCGGCTGCAATTTAGCCTGCTGCGGTATTTCGCCCGGAGGTACGCCTCGGCCATCGTGGCCATTAACCGTACTACCGGCAATATCCTCAGGCTAGGGGATAAGACTACCATCGTCCACGACTGGGTCGATTTTGAAGGCCGGGATGAGGAGGTTGATCTAAATGCACAATTTGGCCTGGACCCTTTACGGCATAAAATCTTCCTTTATTTGGGGGGAATCCAGCCAATCAAGGGGGCCCTGGAAATCGTGGAGACCTTCCTGGAGTCTGACTTGGGAGCAGAGGTGAAGCTGCTATTCGTCGGGGGGATACAACGCAGGTACGGCCTGATAAAGGGTACCCTGCGGAAGCTGCTGCGCTTTCTGGGCCGGCCCACCTACAGCGACCGCATCCAGCGACTGATGCTGAAGCACCAGGGAAAAATCGTCGCCATGCCAGCTACAATCCAAGTAAAATCTCTCATCGAACAGTGCTATGCTATGGTATCATTCGCGACCAGACCACACGCTATCATCCCGCTGGTAGAGGCCGCCTGGCTTGGCAAGCCCTCCATTGCCGCCGACACGCCGGAGGCAAGGGAGTATACGGATAATGGCGCCGGAGCGATACTGGTGCCGATGAATGACCGGCACGCCTTGAGGGCAGCCTTTGAGAATCTGGCTGCGAATCCAGAGCTGGCCGCTGACCTGGGCCAGCGCGGCCAAGCCTATGTCAGGAATATTTTCGATAAGGAGTGGAACATTAACCTATTGGAGGGAGTATATCGTACCTTATGATAGTACATAAATCTAGGCAGGGTTTCATGCCAGTTTGGAATTGCCTGGAAGGGGGATTCTGAATGCTGGTAGCCATCAGGATACCCAAAATCCTGCTCA is from Candidatus Neomarinimicrobiota bacterium and encodes:
- a CDS encoding glycosyltransferase family 4 protein, with translation MKRTVLYLFHVSYFGGGSGCLLRMVRSLDRGSFDPVVVVKADGPLVAALHEEEMEVHIDPAIRAIPYCRSLLSLRHIWQYVRTFASIRRVAYWIRRTQADIVHLNTMLLYPYLLAVRLAGKAGVLHAREHWPEGRHRLQFSLLRYFARRYASAIVAINRTTGNILRLGDKTTIVHDWVDFEGRDEEVDLNAQFGLDPLRHKIFLYLGGIQPIKGALEIVETFLESDLGAEVKLLFVGGIQRRYGLIKGTLRKLLRFLGRPTYSDRIQRLMLKHQGKIVAMPATIQVKSLIEQCYAMVSFATRPHAIIPLVEAAWLGKPSIAADTPEAREYTDNGAGAILVPMNDRHALRAAFENLAANPELAADLGQRGQAYVRNIFDKEWNINLLEGVYRTL